Proteins from one Triticum aestivum cultivar Chinese Spring chromosome 7A, IWGSC CS RefSeq v2.1, whole genome shotgun sequence genomic window:
- the LOC123149271 gene encoding actin-related protein 2/3 complex subunit 3: MVYHSSFTDDDGITKACGCPLLPLKTHIKGPAPASDSDKADIVDEAITFFRANVFFKNFHVKSPADKLLIYLTSYINIALKRLESCRTLAVGTKAIINLGLETVPVPGEPGFPFPGLFTLPESQEEAELLRNYLKQIREETSGRLLNCAYRANGTPNKWWLAFAKRKFMNLVIL, translated from the exons ATG GTTTATCACTCTAGTTTCACTGATGATGATGGGATCACAAAAGCCTGTGGGTGTCCTTTGCTTCCACTGAAAACTCATATCAAGGGCCCAGCCCCAGCCTCAGATTCAG ATAAAGCGGATATAGTCGATGAAGCGATAACTTTCTTCCGAGCAAATGTTTTCTTCAAAAACTTCCATGTCAAAAGCCCAGCAGACAAGTTGCTTATCTATCTGACATCTTACATCAATATTGCCTTGAAAAGACTAGAAAGCTGCCGGACACTGGCTGTTGGAACTAAGGCAATCATTAACCTGGGGTTGGAAACTGTTCCTGTGCCCGGGGAACCGGGGTTTCCTTTCCCTGGACTTTTCACTCTTCCCGAATCCCAGGAAGAAGCAG AATTGTTGAGGAACTATCTGAAGCAGATAAGGGAGGAAACAAGCGGGAGGCTGCTCAACTGTGCATACAGAGCTAATGGCACTCCAAACAAATGGTGGTTGGCTTTTGCAAAGAGGAAGTTCATGAACCTTGTCATCCTTTAG